In Antechinus flavipes isolate AdamAnt ecotype Samford, QLD, Australia chromosome 3, AdamAnt_v2, whole genome shotgun sequence, a genomic segment contains:
- the LOC127557528 gene encoding uncharacterized protein LOC127557528: MDTRGGLQEQQEPTHLQRGEGGEVCILRESLPGPREPVSPKRGQRPHLAWPPPALAFAPRPLPRGRRTDGRTDLRTGGGQKGKRTPRYAGPSAGPLPLPPPHGRRVPELPGAAIFFRSTPPPLPPPLLQLLLLPLPLPRPPPPPPPPPPPPPLRPGEDSEIAHASIAARGRPDGHGSARARTHGRRKRVWPREWESQPGKSEILNSFGVRFPQL, translated from the exons ATGG ACACCAGAGGAGGGCTACAGGAACAGCAAGAGCCGACACATCTTCAAAGAG GGGAAGGTGGGGAGGTCTGCATCCTCCGAGAGTCGCTG CCAGGCCCCAGAGAGCCGGTGAGTCCCAAGCGCGGGCAGCGGCCTCACCTGGCCTGGCCACCACCCGCTCTCGCCTTCGCTCCGCGGCCTCTGCCGCGCGGACGACGGACAGACGGACGGACGGACTTACGGACCGGGGGAGGGCAGAAGGGAAAGAGGACGCCGCGCTACGCCGGGCCTTCGGCCGGGCCTCTCCCGCTGCCGCCTCCTCACGGCCGCCGAGTCCCCGAACTCCCTGGAGCCGCCATCTTCTTCCGCTCAACGCCGCCGCCGCTACCGCCGCCGCTACTGCAGCTACTACtactgccgctgccgctgccacggccgcctccgccgccgccgccgccaccaccACCGCCGCCGCTCCGGCCCGGGGAAGACAGCGAGATCGCGCATGCGTCAATAGCCGCCCGGGGAAGGCCGGACGGGCACGGCTCGGCGCGCGCACGCACGCACGGAC GAAGGAAAAGAGTTTGGCCTAGAGAGTGGGAGAGCCAGCCCGGGAAATCTGAAATCCTCAACTCCTTTGGGGTtcggtttcctcagctgtaa